The Streptomyces pactum genome contains a region encoding:
- a CDS encoding helix-turn-helix domain-containing protein, translating to MSNGNSPEDERPIEDVSQDVSEDRSEDVSEEARPSIGRALQQARIAAGLTVDDITTATRVRIAIVHAIEADDFTPCGGDVYARGHIRTLAKAVGLDPAALLAQFDADHGGRPAPTPAAPLFEAERIRPERRGPNWTAAMVAAIVAVIGFVGFTFVKGGDDGGNEVSVAEGSQPSAGESASPSAKPKKPADPKPDPTDSAIAAAPRDKVTVKISATDDPSWISVKDHNGRLLFDGLLKQGDSKTFQDNEKVDLVLGNAGAIQLYVNGKKIEDDFQPGSVERLTYTKGDPQVG from the coding sequence GTGTCCAACGGCAACTCCCCTGAAGACGAGCGTCCGATCGAAGACGTGTCCCAAGACGTTTCCGAAGACCGTTCTGAAGACGTTTCCGAGGAAGCCCGCCCCTCCATCGGCCGCGCACTGCAGCAGGCGCGGATCGCCGCCGGGCTGACCGTCGACGACATCACCACCGCCACCCGCGTCCGGATCGCCATCGTGCACGCCATCGAGGCGGACGACTTCACGCCCTGCGGCGGCGACGTCTACGCGCGCGGTCACATCAGGACCCTGGCCAAGGCCGTCGGGCTCGACCCGGCCGCACTGCTCGCGCAGTTCGACGCCGACCACGGCGGACGCCCCGCGCCGACACCCGCCGCGCCCCTGTTCGAGGCGGAACGCATCCGTCCCGAGCGGCGCGGACCCAACTGGACCGCCGCCATGGTCGCCGCGATCGTCGCGGTGATCGGCTTCGTCGGCTTCACCTTCGTCAAGGGGGGCGACGACGGAGGCAACGAGGTGAGCGTCGCCGAGGGCTCCCAGCCGTCGGCCGGCGAGTCCGCCTCGCCGAGCGCCAAGCCGAAGAAGCCCGCCGACCCGAAGCCCGACCCGACCGACAGCGCCATCGCCGCCGCTCCGCGGGACAAGGTGACGGTCAAGATCAGCGCCACCGACGACCCGAGCTGGATCTCCGTGAAGGACCACAACGGCCGGCTGCTCTTCGACGGCCTGCTCAAGCAGGGTGACTCCAAGACCTTCCAGGACAACGAGAAGGTCGACCTCGTCCTCGGCAACGCGGGCGCGATCCAGCTCTACGTCAACGGCAAGAAGATCGAGGACGACTTCCAGCCGGGCTCCGTGGAGCGCCTGACGTACACGAAGGGCGACCCGCAGGTCGGATAG
- a CDS encoding DNA translocase FtsK codes for MASRPSAAKKQPAKKAAAPAKAPAKKAAAKRAPAKKAPARKAAAKKPAPAPAPSPTGGVYRLVRALWLGVAHAVGAVFRGIGQGAKNLDPAHRKDGVALLLLGMALIVAAGTWADLKGPVGDLVEILVTGAFGRLDLLVPILLGAIAVRLIRHPEKPEANGRIVIGLSALVIGVLGQVHIACGSPARGDGMQAIRDAGGLIGWGAATPLSYTMTDVLAVPLLVLLTVFGLLVVTATPVNAVPQRLRLLGVRLGLVRDPEAEADAFGADDERYEEQWREALPAKARRRGGAAAEPYDPDAVEEEAFTRRRGRPRRSAVSQPEMNRPMDAVDVATAAAAALDGAVLHGMPPSPVVADLTQGVSTGDRESTTPTPTPVPAARPQPGKLKQGKAHKDDSDQGTAVVADLTKTPFPKERDLPPRAEQLQLSGDITYSLPALDMLTRGGPGKARSAANDAIVASLTTVFTEFKVDAAVTGFTRGPTVTRYEVELGPAVKVERITALAKNIAYAVASPDVRIISPIPGKSAVGIEIPNTDREMVNLGDVLRLAESAEDDDPMLVAFGKDVEGGYVMHSLAKMPHMLVAGATGSGKSSCINCLITSIMMRATPEDVRMILVDPKRVELTAYEGIPHLITPIITNPKRAAEALQWVVREMDLRYDDLAAYGYRHIDDFNRAVREGKVKPPEGSERELQPYPYLLVIVDELADLMMVAPRDVEDAIVRITQLARAAGIHLVLATQRPSVDVVTGLIKANVPSRLAFATSSLADSRVILDQPGAEKLIGKGDGLFLPMGANKPTRMQGAFVTEEEVAVVVQHCKDQMAPVFRDDVTVGTKQKKEIDEDIGDDLDLLCQAAELVVSTQFGSTSMLQRKLRVGFAKAGRLMDLMESRSIVGPSEGSKARDVLVKPDELDGVLALIRGESEG; via the coding sequence ATGGCCTCACGTCCCTCCGCAGCCAAGAAGCAGCCCGCGAAGAAGGCGGCCGCTCCCGCGAAGGCTCCGGCGAAGAAGGCCGCTGCGAAGAGGGCGCCCGCGAAGAAGGCGCCCGCCAGGAAGGCCGCGGCGAAGAAGCCCGCGCCCGCACCGGCACCCAGCCCCACCGGAGGCGTCTACCGGCTTGTACGCGCCCTCTGGCTGGGTGTCGCGCACGCCGTCGGTGCCGTCTTCCGCGGCATAGGGCAGGGCGCGAAGAACCTCGACCCGGCGCACCGCAAGGACGGCGTCGCGCTGCTGCTGCTAGGCATGGCGCTGATCGTCGCCGCGGGCACCTGGGCCGACCTCAAGGGCCCCGTCGGCGACCTCGTCGAGATCCTGGTGACCGGTGCCTTCGGGCGGCTGGACCTGCTGGTGCCCATCCTGCTCGGCGCCATCGCCGTGCGGCTGATCCGGCACCCCGAGAAACCCGAGGCCAACGGCCGGATCGTGATCGGCCTGTCCGCACTCGTCATCGGCGTCCTCGGCCAGGTGCACATCGCCTGCGGCTCACCGGCCCGCGGCGACGGCATGCAGGCCATAAGGGACGCCGGCGGCCTCATCGGCTGGGGCGCGGCGACCCCGTTGTCGTACACGATGACCGACGTCCTGGCCGTGCCGCTGCTGGTGCTGCTGACGGTCTTCGGGCTGCTGGTCGTCACGGCCACCCCGGTCAACGCCGTCCCGCAGCGGCTGCGGCTGCTGGGTGTCCGGCTCGGGCTCGTACGTGATCCGGAGGCGGAGGCCGACGCGTTCGGCGCGGACGACGAACGCTACGAGGAGCAGTGGCGCGAGGCGCTGCCGGCGAAGGCCCGCAGGCGCGGGGGAGCGGCCGCGGAGCCGTACGACCCCGACGCGGTCGAGGAGGAGGCGTTCACCCGGCGTCGCGGCCGGCCCCGGCGGTCCGCCGTGTCGCAGCCCGAGATGAACCGGCCGATGGACGCCGTGGACGTCGCCACCGCGGCCGCCGCCGCGCTCGACGGCGCCGTGCTGCACGGCATGCCGCCCTCGCCCGTGGTCGCCGACCTCACCCAGGGCGTGAGTACGGGGGACCGCGAGTCGACGACGCCGACCCCGACGCCGGTGCCGGCCGCGCGCCCGCAGCCCGGGAAGCTCAAGCAGGGCAAGGCGCACAAGGACGACTCGGATCAGGGCACGGCGGTGGTCGCCGACCTCACCAAGACCCCGTTCCCCAAGGAGCGGGACCTGCCGCCGCGCGCCGAGCAGCTTCAGCTCTCCGGCGACATCACCTACTCCCTGCCGGCCCTCGACATGCTGACCCGCGGCGGCCCCGGCAAGGCGCGCAGCGCCGCCAACGACGCCATAGTCGCCTCGCTGACCACCGTCTTCACCGAGTTCAAGGTCGACGCCGCCGTCACCGGCTTCACCCGCGGGCCGACGGTCACGCGCTACGAGGTCGAGCTCGGTCCCGCCGTGAAGGTCGAGCGGATCACCGCACTGGCCAAGAACATCGCGTACGCCGTCGCCAGCCCCGACGTGCGGATCATCAGCCCGATCCCCGGCAAGTCCGCGGTCGGCATCGAGATCCCCAACACCGACCGGGAGATGGTCAACCTCGGCGACGTGCTGCGCCTCGCGGAGTCCGCGGAGGACGACGACCCGATGCTGGTCGCCTTCGGCAAGGACGTCGAGGGCGGTTACGTCATGCACTCGCTGGCGAAGATGCCGCACATGCTGGTCGCCGGCGCCACCGGCTCCGGCAAGTCGTCCTGCATCAACTGCCTGATCACCTCGATCATGATGCGGGCGACCCCCGAGGACGTCCGGATGATCCTGGTCGACCCCAAGCGCGTCGAGCTGACCGCGTACGAGGGCATCCCGCACCTGATCACCCCGATCATCACCAACCCGAAGCGGGCCGCGGAGGCGCTCCAGTGGGTCGTACGGGAGATGGACCTGCGCTACGACGACCTCGCGGCCTACGGCTACCGGCACATCGACGACTTCAACCGCGCGGTGCGCGAGGGCAAGGTCAAGCCGCCCGAGGGCAGTGAGCGCGAGCTCCAGCCGTACCCGTACCTGCTGGTGATCGTGGACGAGCTGGCGGACCTGATGATGGTGGCGCCGCGGGACGTCGAGGACGCCATCGTGCGGATCACGCAGCTCGCGCGGGCGGCCGGCATCCACCTGGTGCTCGCCACCCAGCGGCCGTCCGTGGACGTCGTCACCGGCCTGATCAAGGCCAACGTGCCCTCCCGCCTCGCCTTCGCCACGTCCTCCCTGGCCGACTCACGGGTCATCCTCGACCAGCCCGGTGCCGAGAAGCTGATCGGCAAGGGCGACGGCCTCTTCCTGCCGATGGGCGCCAACAAGCCGACCCGTATGCAGGGCGCGTTCGTGACCGAGGAGGAGGTCGCGGTCGTCGTCCAGCACTGCAAGGACCAGATGGCGCCGGTCTTCCGGGACGACGTCACGGTCGGCACCAAGCAGAAGAAGGAGATCGACGAGGACATCGGCGACGACCTCGACCTGCTCTGCCAGGCCGCCGAACTGGTCGTCTCCACGCAGTTCGGCTCGACCTCCATGCTGCAGCGCAAGCTGCGCGTCGGCTTCGCCAAGGCCGGTCGGCTGATGGACCTGATGGAGTCGCGGAGCATCGTCGGGCCGAGCGAGGGATCGAAGGCTCGTGACGTTCTTGTGAAGCCTGACGAGCTGGACGGCGTGCTCGCGCTGATCCGGGGGGAGTCTGAAGGGTAG
- a CDS encoding response regulator yields the protein MVQKAKILLVDDRPENLLALEAILSALDQTLVRASSGEEALKALLTDDFAVILLDVQMPGMDGFETAAHIKRRERTRDIPIIFLTAINHGPHHTFRGYAAGAVDYISKPFDPWVLRAKVSVFVELYMKNCQLREQAALLRLQLEGGGKATAGETKEPAGLLAELSARLAAVEEQAEALSKQLGDESTDAAAVATAAHLERKLTGLRRALDALEPGTSGGQATVN from the coding sequence ATGGTGCAGAAGGCCAAGATCCTCCTGGTCGATGACCGGCCGGAGAATCTGCTGGCGCTGGAGGCGATCCTCTCGGCGCTCGATCAGACGCTGGTGCGGGCATCGTCCGGGGAGGAAGCGCTCAAAGCACTGCTCACGGACGACTTCGCGGTCATTCTGCTGGACGTCCAGATGCCGGGCATGGACGGATTCGAAACCGCCGCGCACATCAAGCGGCGGGAGCGGACCCGGGACATCCCGATCATCTTCCTCACCGCGATCAACCACGGCCCGCACCACACCTTCCGGGGGTACGCGGCGGGCGCGGTGGACTACATCTCCAAGCCGTTCGACCCCTGGGTGCTGCGCGCCAAGGTCTCCGTCTTCGTCGAGCTGTACATGAAGAACTGCCAGCTCCGTGAGCAGGCGGCGCTGCTGCGGCTCCAGTTGGAGGGCGGCGGCAAGGCGACGGCCGGCGAGACCAAGGAGCCGGCGGGGCTGCTCGCCGAGCTGTCGGCGCGGCTGGCTGCCGTGGAGGAGCAGGCCGAGGCGCTCTCCAAGCAGCTCGGCGACGAGTCGACGGACGCGGCCGCGGTGGCGACGGCGGCCCATCTGGAACGCAAGCTCACCGGACTGCGTCGGGCTCTGGACGCCCTGGAGCCGGGGACGTCCGGAGGACAGGCCACGGTCAACTGA